The DNA segment CGAGCCGAGTGAAAACGGCGCGCTGCTGACCGTGCGTTTCGATCTGGGAGTCCAGCCATGAATGATCTGTTGCAACGCCTGACCCAAGGCTATGCCGCGCTGCCCGCGCCGCGCCGTTATCTGTTGCTGGGCGGTTGGGTGGTGGTGCTGACGCTGGTGCTGGTGTTGCTGGGCCGGCCGTTGGTCGACTATGTCCGGTCCGTGCAGCAATGGCAGGCATTGGCCGCTCAGGCGCGGCTGTTGCAGCGCGGCGACGGGTTGAGCAATGAGCGCTGGCAGGCACTGGCCAGCGCCCGTGGCGTGACTCTGACCGCCGTCGAACAGCGTGGCGAAGTCTGGCAGGTGCGCGGCGAGGTGTCGCGCGCCGAGAAGCTTGCGCAACTGATGCGCGGTGTTCAGGAGCAGGGCGCCCGGCCGCTGCGCTGGAGCCTGGAGCAGAGCGGCACCGGGCTGGTGTTCAATCTGGATGTCAGCCGCAGCGGGGCGCAGCCTTGAGTCGTGGCCTGTGGTGCGCAGGTGTGCTGGTGTTCGCCCTGACCCTGCTGGTCAAGCTGCCCGCCAGTTGGGTGTTGCGCGGGTTCGACTGGGCGCCGGGCTGGCAGCCTGAACAGGTCAGCGGCAGCCTGTGGCATGGGCGTATCGAGCGGCTAGGGCTGGTCGGGCCGTTGAGCTGGCAACTGCGTCCGTTGCAGCGTCAATTACAGGTCGATGCCGGCCTTCAGCAGCAAGCCTGGGCCTTGCGTGTCGAGGGCTGGCCGTGGCGCTGGCAAGCCCGCTTGCAACCTGCGCCGGTGCAGGCCACTAGCCGCAGCGACTACCTGCTCGATGGCCAGTGGCAAGGCGCGCTGCAATTCGAGGCGCGCGGCAGCCGTTGTATCGGCAGCCAGGGTGAACTGAGCGGGCAGCAGCTCGCGATGCTGGCGCCCTGGTCGTTGACCCTGGGCAGTGCCCGGATCTCGGCCAATTGCCAGCAAGGCCTGCAACTGCTGGCCGAGATCGAGCGCGCTGGCGAACATCGCCTGCAAGCCCGTATGCAACCTGTGCAGCAACGCCTGCAGCTCAGCGGCCAGGTACAGCCTGACGCGGCCATCACTCCCTTGCTGGTGCAGGCTGGCCTGCTCAAAGCCGGTGCCGGGCAGTTTGAAAAGCGCTTCGGTCCGCGCTGAAAACGCTCCAAAACCGACATCGATGAGCGGCTTTTTTCAGCGACCTGCTGATTTTTAAAAGGTTTGACAGGCTTCGGCAAGAAGCGCTGTTGTCTGGGAGCGACACCCGTGAAAAACGGTGTAGACACATTGTCTTACAGGCTCTTATATTTGTTAGACAAATTGTAGACATTGCTCCGCGGCCAGCAGAATAATCATCATGAAAGCCTGTTCCGAAGTTGATCAATCCAGCGCCGACGCTCCCCAGGACCGTAAGGCTGCCTTGGGCGATGCACTGCGTCGCCGCATCCTCAACATGGAGCTGATTCCGGGTCAGGTCATTGATGAACTGTTGCTAGGCAACGAGTTCGGTCTGTCACGTCCGCCAGTGCGTGAGCTGCTGCGCCAGATTGCCGCCGAAGGCTACATCGAGCTGGAAACCCAGCGCGCACCGCGGGTCGCGTCAATGGGCCATGAGTCGCTGCGCGGCTTTTTTCTGGCCGCGCCGCTGATCTACAGCGCCACCACGCAACTGGCGGCCAGTCATGCCAGTGCAGCGCAGATTGTGGTGCTCAAAGGTATTCAGGAACAGTTTCGCCAGGCCATCGTGGACAACGACGTCGATGCGCGGGTTATCCACAACGATGCCTTCCATCTCGAAATCGGCAAGATGGCCCACAACGATTATTTGCTGCCCAGCCTGCGCCGCTTGCTGATCGACCATGCGCGGCTCGGACGGATTTTCTACCGCCACCCCAGTAGCGATGACATGCAGCGCGACCTGCAACTGGCCTGCGAGCAGCATGACCAGATGATCGAAGCCATCGAGCAGCGCGACGCCGCCAGGGCAGCGGTGGTGGTGGGCGAGCATTTCGAGCTGTCCAGACGGCGCATGGCCGAATACGCCACACCAATGGCCGCTTCTGTGGCGTTTACCTATTGAGT comes from the Pseudomonas sp. StFLB209 genome and includes:
- the gspM gene encoding type II secretion system protein GspM, producing MNDLLQRLTQGYAALPAPRRYLLLGGWVVVLTLVLVLLGRPLVDYVRSVQQWQALAAQARLLQRGDGLSNERWQALASARGVTLTAVEQRGEVWQVRGEVSRAEKLAQLMRGVQEQGARPLRWSLEQSGTGLVFNLDVSRSGAQP
- a CDS encoding GntR family transcriptional regulator, which encodes MKACSEVDQSSADAPQDRKAALGDALRRRILNMELIPGQVIDELLLGNEFGLSRPPVRELLRQIAAEGYIELETQRAPRVASMGHESLRGFFLAAPLIYSATTQLAASHASAAQIVVLKGIQEQFRQAIVDNDVDARVIHNDAFHLEIGKMAHNDYLLPSLRRLLIDHARLGRIFYRHPSSDDMQRDLQLACEQHDQMIEAIEQRDAARAAVVVGEHFELSRRRMAEYATPMAASVAFTY